Below is a genomic region from Triticum dicoccoides isolate Atlit2015 ecotype Zavitan chromosome 5A, WEW_v2.0, whole genome shotgun sequence.
TGGTACGTTTATGGGGATCAATGAGGGCAATACAATCATCGACGAGCATGGGTTGATGACTATTCATATGCCTGCTTATTATAATTCTATCATCAGAGGCGTCTCCACTATTATGGTCTCATACAACAGTTGGAACGGAAAGAAAATGCACGCCAACCATCACCTAATCACGGATTTCCTCAAGAACAAGCTCAAATTTAGGGTATGTTTCTCATGACTGGCAAAAGATTGATCTCCGTATTTGTTTTTCTTCTTCAATATTAAGAGATACTCATGACATTAATCTCTTGGTATTTTGTGCATATAGGGTTTTGTGATTTCTGACTGGCAAGGCATTGATCGGATTACTACTCCCGAACACCTGAACTATTCTTATTCAATTGAGGCCGGAGTTGGTGCAGGTATTGACATGGTAAGCAAAGTACAATCACCTTCTATGGACAAAGGTTGAGTTAATAGCTAGCATGATAAAGTATGTTCCTTGTCTGGTTATGATACATTCTTGACAATTGTTATCTCATCTGCAGCTAATACAAATGTGGCATTTTCTTCACTAGCTATATTTAAGATACAAATTAAAATATGTGAAAACATACCAAtagaccctctctctctctctctctctctctctctcttcattatTGGTTAAAAAGGTATTTTGCATGTGTTGTTTTGCAGATCATGGTTCCTTTTGCCTACACAGAATTCATCGATGAACTTACATCCCAAGTTAAGAAGAACATTATCCCCATGAGCAGAATCGACGATGCTGTCTACAGGATTCTTCGGGTCAAGTTCACCATGGGTCTATTTGAGAACCCTTATGCCGATCCAAGCCTCGCCGGCGAACTCGGAAAGCAAGTTAGTTCCGGACAACATACTTTCTTTCTCTCACACTTCATTCTTGAAAATATAAAATTCTTACTGTAAATTCCTTCCCATTGTTAGGAACACCGAGAAATTGCTCGGGAAGCCGTCAGAAAATCACTGGTGTTGCTGAAAAATGGAAAATCCGCCTACACTCCATTGTTGCCCCTCCCCAAGAAGGCCGGCAAGATCCTCGTCGCTGGAAGCCACGCCGACAACTTGGGCAACCAATGTGGAGGATGGACGATCACATGGCAAGGATTGACCGGCAACGACAATACTACTGGTAAATAGTGTCTGTTGTTTCACTGCTTCTAGTGCTAATTTGTAGCAACGTCGCCGTTCATCAATGAAACAAAAATTCATGGAAACGTATGATGAAACGCAGGGACGACCATCCTTTCGGCGATCAAGTCCACCGTCGACCCCAGCACGCAGGTGGTCTTCTCGGAGAACCCGGACAGCGCCGCCGTGGACAGCGGCAAGTACGACTACGCGGTTGTGGTTATCGGCGAGCCGCCCTATGCTGAGACGTTCGGCGACAACCTGAACCTGACGATCCCTGCCCCCGGACCCTCGGTGATCCAGACCGTCTGCAAGAGTGTCAAGTGCGTGGTCGTCCTCATTTCCGGCAGGCCGCTGGTGGTGGAGCCATACATCGGCGCCATGGACGCGTTCGTCGCCGCGTGGCTGCCCGGCACTGAAGGGCAGGGCGTGGCCGACGTTTTGTTCGGCGACTACGGGTTCACCGGGAAGTTGGCGAGGACGTGGTTCAAGTCGGTGGACCAGCTGCCGATGAACGTCGGCGACAAGCACTacgacccgctgttccccttcgggTTTGGCCTCACCACGCAGGCCAAGAAGTGAGTCCGGTGAGATGACCGAGATGGAATGTATCTCGGTTGGGCTGTGAGAGATGGGATACATTGCGTTTATGGTTGATTTGCTTTCAATAAAAGAGCGATGTATTCTTCCGGCTGTTGTGGTGTTAGTTCTGTTGTGCAACAAAATCTAGCGCTTTGTTCTTCGACATCCTCCCATCAGAGAGTACGTGAGAAACAACGCCCCAGCCTTTCAAAAATGTAGGGAGACCCAAAAGTGAAACAGCGCCCCAGCTTGGCTCTACCTCTCTTGGATTGGCAACTAAAAAGAGTAGACTTTCAATTCCTTGAGCACAAGGTTCCAGGGAGGCTTGTCTCATGGGAGGGCAAGAATATCACTGCATTGGCCGCACCGCTCTTGTCAAGTCGGTGTTCACCTCTCAAGGGGTTTATCATCCGAGCACCCCTTACCTCGACCCCTCTTTGTCATCCAGATCCCACCTTGTTTCTGCTCGAGGGAGTTGGGAGCCGCCGCCCCTCTCCTCGACGACCCCCTCCCTCCCGATCTAATCTAAGGCTTCAAGCCACTGCCGCCCCTCTCCTCGCTGCCGCTGGAGCTCCGCGGGGCAAAGCCCAGGCGGGGgatgatggcggcggcggggccttcctCTACCGCGACGCCAGGATGCGGCTGCGGTGGAGATCCATGCGGGTGTCCTAGACTTGCGCATCGGTGGCGTAGCGGTGTGGGGCCCTCCACCGTTGATGGCTCACCCAGGCGGGGCGGCGGTTTTCGGGCGGTGGTGCGGCTCTGGCCGTGCGGTTTCCTAGCGGCAGACGTCATCCATGGGCATGCTGGATGACGGAGGAGGTTGATCTGGTGGTCTAGCCGGGGATGGGCGCGAATTTGCCAGTGAAATCTTGGTTTGGTGTCAGCCAGAAACTGCCAACGACGCCGCCCGCGAGTGTTGTTACCTCGTTGGAGGCGTTGTGAGCGATGTGTGTTCCCTGTGTGCCCGGGGGGAAACACCAGATTTGGGCTTTCCAGATCGGATGATGGCGAGGTTCATGCGTCATCACCCCCATGGCATCATCTTTTGGGTTGTACATCAGCTGGAGGGACAAGTGTTTGGCTTGCTGGTGGTTGGGAGCAGGTCTCCGTATGCTTCTTATGCGGTAACCAAGGTGGAGCGCGTGCCATCTACAGTATCGACGACGGTGAGTCTTGGCGGCAAGGTGTAGCGGAGTCTCGACGCTGGATACCATATGATGAGCACGCGTAGGAGGCTGGCGTTGTCCGGCATCGTGGTGGTGTCGACGGCAGAAGGGCCTGGAATGATCGGTGCATTGATTGCTCATGGGACTACGGAAGAAGGCGGTGACGGATTCTACAGCGTGCGCATGCGGTGCATGCTGAAGGTTTACTAAACCAGTTGGTGCTCCCGGCTAGCCAGCGGGCGGCTTGGTGAGGCCACCGGATTTCTAGGTGTGCATGGCGCGATGTCAGGGCACATCATTTATCTCGTGGGTAGGGCGATTGTTTTCGCCAGAAAggtgtggctttgggttgatctatGCATTTATTTTGTAAGACCTTATCGAATAAAATAGTAAAGATGGTTGTGTGCATCGCTTGATGCCGAGGAGGGGATAATCCTCCTTTGCGAAAGAGAAAAAAATCCAAGCACCTTTCACAATGTTAAGCTAGAGTAGGCTTTCCTTTGGTCGAGAACGAACAAGACCTTCGTGTAGAATGCGAAGTCAATTGGCATATTATTGTCCGGTGGCACGACTTTCGCGGTTTTCGTGTGCTCAATACCGAGAAATTCACGAGGCTCTTATATTGCATAGACCTTGGTTTGAATGGAAGGAGCTAAGCAAGATGTGGGTTGGAATGGCCAATCTTTGCGATGAAACGGACGTCAAATTGTTATATCATTCACTACCATCGTCGTTGGTGACGACGCGGGGACTCCTTTTTGAGACTTCCCCTTGGTGAAGGGCATAATCCCCAGGAGATAACACCACTCATATATGTGGCATCCACGAGAAATAATTTGAAGGCAAGATAAACTTTAAAGGATGATGTTTGGATCACCAAGATCAAAATTTCTACTATCTCTCTATGGCTCACATTCGAGAATTTATAACCCTTAGGGCACTTCTTCGCGACTTGCACCTGAATGAAAATGCGTGGTAGACATTGTTTGGAAGCACATGGCTAGTGGCCACTACTTGGGGGCATATGCGTACATGGCATAATTTTTGGGGCTACCCCTATGAACCTCGCGGTGTGGTAAGTTTGGGCATTCTCAAAGATCAAATTCTTTGCTTGGATGCCTATCCAAAATAGGATTTGGACCGCCGATATACTGGACAAGAGAGGGTGGCCAAATTGCTCCTATGCCCCTAATGCAAAAGAGAGCATGAATATGTGGTGCATATTTTCTAAAAGTACTGGTTCATTCTGAGGCTATGGAATTTGACCAATGAGTGGTTCCAACTCGAGAGCATTGTCACATCCACATGACACTTGGAGCTCTCTAACAAGGACTGGTGGCTTaatttatttaaaaaat
It encodes:
- the LOC119303138 gene encoding beta-glucosidase BoGH3B-like, producing the protein MGSVHKATFVLLMFCLAVLGRAEYLKYKDPKQSIGVRVKDLLGRMTLAEKIGQMTQIERENATTGVLSKYFIGSVLSGGGSVPSSKASVAAWQSMVNEMQKDAMSTRLSIPIIYGIDAVHGHNNVYKATVFPHNVGLGATRDPELVKRIGEATALEVRATGIPYVFAPCIAVCRDPRWGRCYESYSEDPNVVRSMTTIISGLQGDDPSDIKGRPYVGGSKKVAACAKHYVGDGGTFMGINEGNTIIDEHGLMTIHMPAYYNSIIRGVSTIMVSYNSWNGKKMHANHHLITDFLKNKLKFRGFVISDWQGIDRITTPEHLNYSYSIEAGVGAGIDMIMVPFAYTEFIDELTSQVKKNIIPMSRIDDAVYRILRVKFTMGLFENPYADPSLAGELGKQEHREIAREAVRKSLVLLKNGKSAYTPLLPLPKKAGKILVAGSHADNLGNQCGGWTITWQGLTGNDNTTGTTILSAIKSTVDPSTQVVFSENPDSAAVDSGKYDYAVVVIGEPPYAETFGDNLNLTIPAPGPSVIQTVCKSVKCVVVLISGRPLVVEPYIGAMDAFVAAWLPGTEGQGVADVLFGDYGFTGKLARTWFKSVDQLPMNVGDKHYDPLFPFGFGLTTQAKK